Proteins from a single region of Segatella copri:
- the cls gene encoding cardiolipin synthase: MRFFLLIATLWLSCSLCSAQTSDSLIVNQLRGKGVSFSHDNSVTLLMNGQEKFDDMFQAIRQAKHSVHLEYFNFRNDSIASLLFDILAQKAKEGVKVRALYDGFGNSSNNKPLRKKHLKKIRANGIEIYEYKPLKFPWVHAIFNRDHRKIVVIDGQIAYTGGMNVADYYIKGTKVVGEWHDMHCRIDGSEVNTLQKIFLKMWNKVSGQHVAGEEYYRKEKEDYLVENLKPDTTATAYRKMVGIINREPHITKDIIRYFYVNAINDAQDSIKIISPYFTLSHKLKKALKNAVKRGVKVEIMLSTKSDIPLTPDCGFYNAHKLMKAGCNVWMYTPGFHHTKIIMIDGKFCTVGSANLNARSLRWDYEENAVIVDSCTTQQLVQLFDREKKDSFLLNEKNWREWRTGWQRFKGWFAAKVLTPFL, encoded by the coding sequence ATGAGATTTTTTTTATTAATAGCGACATTATGGCTGTCTTGTTCGCTGTGTAGCGCACAGACCAGCGATTCACTGATCGTAAATCAGCTTCGTGGGAAAGGGGTGAGTTTTTCTCACGATAATTCAGTAACCCTACTGATGAACGGTCAGGAAAAGTTTGATGATATGTTCCAGGCAATCCGACAGGCTAAACATAGTGTACACCTGGAATACTTCAACTTTCGCAACGACAGCATTGCCTCCCTTCTCTTTGATATTCTTGCACAGAAGGCAAAGGAGGGTGTAAAGGTGAGAGCCTTATATGATGGTTTCGGAAACTCTTCCAACAATAAGCCTCTGCGAAAGAAACATCTCAAGAAAATCCGTGCCAACGGCATAGAGATTTATGAATATAAGCCCCTGAAGTTTCCATGGGTACATGCAATCTTCAACCGTGATCACCGTAAAATCGTTGTCATCGACGGGCAGATAGCCTATACGGGCGGTATGAACGTAGCCGATTACTATATAAAAGGTACGAAGGTTGTTGGAGAATGGCACGATATGCACTGCCGCATCGATGGCAGTGAGGTAAATACCCTGCAGAAGATATTCCTCAAGATGTGGAACAAGGTGAGCGGACAGCATGTTGCTGGCGAAGAGTACTACCGCAAGGAAAAAGAAGACTATCTGGTAGAGAATCTCAAGCCAGACACAACAGCAACTGCCTACAGAAAGATGGTCGGCATCATCAACCGCGAACCGCATATTACAAAGGATATCATCCGATATTTTTATGTGAATGCCATCAATGATGCACAGGACAGCATCAAGATTATCAGCCCCTACTTTACCTTGAGTCATAAACTCAAAAAGGCATTGAAGAATGCTGTGAAAAGAGGAGTAAAGGTAGAAATCATGCTCTCAACCAAGAGCGACATTCCTCTGACTCCTGACTGCGGTTTCTATAATGCGCACAAACTGATGAAGGCAGGATGCAATGTTTGGATGTATACGCCGGGTTTCCACCATACCAAGATTATCATGATAGACGGCAAGTTCTGTACCGTTGGCAGTGCCAATCTCAATGCCCGAAGCCTGCGCTGGGACTATGAAGAGAATGCAGTGATTGTGGATTCCTGTACTACACAACAACTGGTACAGCTCTTTGATAGGGAAAAGAAAGACAGTTTCTTACTCAATGAGAAGAACTGGAGAGAGTGGCGTACGGGCTGGCAAAGATTCAAAGGATGGTTTGCGGCAAAGGTACTCACTCCATTCTTATAA
- a CDS encoding KpsF/GutQ family sugar-phosphate isomerase produces MTDKNNNIDDKIVRGYGEQALRDEAQAILDQIPYLDDNFEKAVDMMYHCQGKIIVTGVGKSGHVGAKIAATLASTGTPAFYINPLDVYHGDLGVMTDKDVVLALSNSGQTDELLRFIPMVLHMNVPIISITGNPDSLLAKYSNHHITVKVKKEACPLNLAPTSSTTAALAMGDALAIALMQVRHFKPRDFAQFHPGGELGKRLLTTAEDVMRTDDMPIIPKEMHLGEAIIHVSKGKLGLGISLDEDNHVIGLITDGDIRRAMEKWQAEFFNKTVSDIMTTTPKTVTPKTKISEIQRIMHKYKVHTVLVVDKDNHLKGIVDHYACMV; encoded by the coding sequence ATGACCGATAAAAATAACAATATAGATGATAAGATTGTTCGCGGTTATGGCGAACAGGCTCTTAGAGACGAGGCGCAAGCCATCCTCGACCAGATACCTTATCTGGACGACAACTTTGAGAAAGCTGTAGACATGATGTATCATTGCCAAGGCAAGATTATCGTTACAGGTGTGGGCAAGAGTGGACACGTAGGTGCCAAGATTGCCGCTACACTTGCCTCTACAGGCACACCAGCCTTCTATATCAATCCACTGGATGTCTATCACGGCGACTTAGGTGTAATGACCGACAAGGATGTGGTTCTGGCACTGAGTAACAGCGGTCAGACCGATGAACTGCTTCGTTTCATCCCGATGGTACTCCACATGAATGTTCCTATCATTTCCATCACCGGAAATCCAGATTCCCTGCTGGCAAAATACTCCAACCATCATATCACCGTAAAGGTTAAGAAGGAGGCTTGCCCGCTGAACCTCGCCCCTACCAGCAGTACTACTGCAGCATTGGCTATGGGTGATGCACTGGCTATCGCCCTGATGCAGGTACGCCACTTCAAGCCTCGTGACTTTGCACAGTTCCATCCTGGTGGAGAATTAGGCAAACGACTGCTGACCACAGCAGAAGATGTGATGCGCACCGATGATATGCCTATCATTCCTAAGGAAATGCATCTGGGCGAGGCTATCATCCACGTAAGCAAGGGCAAACTGGGATTGGGTATCTCATTAGATGAAGACAACCACGTTATCGGACTTATTACTGATGGTGATATCCGACGCGCCATGGAGAAATGGCAGGCAGAATTCTTCAACAAGACTGTAAGCGACATCATGACCACCACTCCGAAAACGGTGACTCCGAAGACGAAGATTTCGGAGATTCAGCGCATCATGCACAAGTATAAGGTGCATACGGTACTGGTTGTAGACAAGGATAACCATCTGAAGGGCATCGTAGATCACTATGCCTGCATGGTATAA